The genomic region AGTCAACGATGACAATTATTTGTTGTAATAAATGGGGATATTCATGATATACTTGTTCAAATGTCAGAAAATTAGTCCCAATGTCCTTCCGTTAGCATGGAATTGCCCCAATGTgtaatgtcatagtgccacttgggatggtgggaggggggtaatgtattatgacaaattaaaacatgcaaACACCAGCTTCAATTTCATATGtaaagaaacgttaaaaatgtAACATCTCCCTATATAAAGAAGTACGGTTTCTGTTAGCTGTTGGCGGCTTTGCTCATCAGGAGCATTACTCAAGCCTAACTTATATAGCTACCTTTATCTGgctactttgaacagactttatcataatgaaatggatttatatatatatatatatatatatatatatatatatatatatatatatatatatatatatatatatatatatatatatatatatatatatatatatatatatatatatatatatatatatatatatatatatatatgaataacggaaaaactgttaaacaactatgctgcatttagagaaaggctggatctcgagtgagatacaataattgaattattgTATCTATCGATTctagtcaatatatatatatatatatatatatatatatatatatatatatatatatatatatatatatatatatatatatgtgtgtgtatgtatcttGTGTTcgatttcagatatctgaaaaacAATTTTAGGTATttcgaatttaattttagatatctgaaatagaattttagacaTCTCGAAtgcaattttagatatctaaaatccctgattaaatgttaaaatagcTTTCCATATGACCGGCTATCACATTGACTAGAATCGATAATCATAAAGTTAATCTTGGTTAGTTTTCATGTATGAATAGTTCCTAAGCTTTATCTGGTAGAAACAGAATATTCATACTGCCCATACTATCAGTACAAGTGCGTTCAAACGGTAcattaaattacaataaatgtaaaagaaaatgtcccaactgggtATTCAAAATGAGAAAGAGAAATGTGAAACTGACATTATTTCTGAATTACTTTAAAACTGGATAAACAAATAATTTTAACATAATGAATATACATTTCTGGCTTATGCGTAGCAAGATGGGTAATCAGATAACAGAGTAATAAAAAAGACCTTTATATGATTACATCCTATCTTAAAAGATAAAGCATAAAAATTCAGCTAGTTTTTGCCATCCCATAGGCTACACGAAGTAATATTTAGCATTGGAGGCTGCAAATAACTGTTCTTCATTCGGAATTATTATCATTGAACAATTCAGAGCAACATTACGTTTGTTGCTATTGTTTTGATAATACGGAGCGAGCTAGTCATCCTTCATATCACTTGCCACTCCTCTCCACTTTTGGATTATATTTAAATCTACTCTATCAGATCTAATACAGTAGAGACTATGGGCGAGCGAATGTCATAAGAAGCAATAAAACCAGGTCAAGGCTAAAGTAAGCTGGGGTCTTCAAGCAGGAAAACTACACAGTTTTCCTATCTGAAATGATCTTCCGAATTGtagaatatttttatttcaaactgtcAATTAGATAGACACATGATGTCATACGAGGTTACAAACCATTTGATTTCTCCCACATGTTCATATGCTAAATTATAAAGACGCGTTCCCAGCTCCATAATTATTCGCATGAACGTCAGCGGTTCTACGTATATGTTTCAATGTACTTGATTTTCGATATCTAACTTTACAAGTTCCATTGAAGTAATTTATTCAACTCCGCAAACATTACAGTTCGGCCGGCATTAGTATTCCTTGGCAGCCAACTTTAAGCGAGGTTTGGTAAACGTACGTCTTTACGGCAAATATATCTTATGGTTTTGCGACTATATGATTTATCAAAGTAACCGTTAATCGAAAGGGGTTGACAGTCTAATTGCTTAATGGACAAAGGAAGGTGGTGGctcacttttcttttcctttcaagtTATTCTAGTGAAATGATGTAAACTAAGATGACGGATCTTAATCATCATGATCCGTTTCATCTTAAAGTTTCTAGGTTTTCAGCAAATGTTGATAATTCCCTCCTCATCAGCTGCACCCAGCCTTGGATATTCGATTCAGTGTGGTGTATACTCTTTCTTGTATGCTTACGCAGTAGTCTTTATTCTGGCATCTGTTGGAAAGAACATTTATAAAGTTACAAACGTTGATCCAGTTCTCTATTCTAATGAAGCACATTTTAGAATGTACAAACAAGACATGTTTGATGTCGATTCTTGTGTAACATTTCTCAGCAAACAACTCCCTTCTCTTCTTATCTTCTTTCCTTTCTTGCCtgttatgtttctttttctgtcttttgttgtttattttatttttaatcaaCTTAAGTTGGCATTGTGATGACTTGTCAAAGACAGTACTATGGTCTCTGTAGaatactttcatttttcttttacgATTCCGTATAGGAAATTGTGAACAAGTTGTGCACTTTGGTTTCATGTATATTGGGTTTGGACATGATTTCTACTAATGCTATTTACTTGAACTAGATTCAATCAAAACTatctttaaattataaatatcagCTACTACTTGGCCATACATAAACACATCACAGAAAGATAATATCCTTGGCAATATTGCCACAGCTTAATGTACCCTTTTATTGTTGTTACATCAAGATTATTCCAATTACAACATTTATGTTACTACTAGTAATATTAAAGTAAGGAACACTGATATATACTCACCAGACTATAACAAAGTATCTTTCCAGACCGTGATGTAGCTACAAGCATCTCTCCCTTCTCTGTCATCAATGTTGTCATACACCGTGCTGTATCTTCTGTCCGTTTGGTTGTCAACAACTGCTTACCATCTTGACTGTGCTGTGTGATGATACATTTTCCAACAAACAGTTCACTTGATGACCACAATATGTATACAAAACCTGCCCTGTCTGCACATATACTGAAAGGGTACCATGTCTCTCCGTCAATATCTGGTTTCGGAAGCTCGTATAGTAACTCTGCCTCTGTTTTAGATATATCAATGGTTACAGCGTATGCACATCTACCCTCGAAATGGCATATCAGCAAAACACCTTTATGATAAAGGATATCTCTTGACCATTTCATAACCTTTGGCAGCTTCGGAGCTCGAATGaactttaattttttatcaaatatgaaTAGCGATCCAACATTTCGTGATGTACCTACAATGATGTGGCCACGTATATGATCGGTAGTTATACAACACGCATACTTCCTATCCTCCgttttgatgtcatcaaagagGGACGTGATgtttttttgagtaaaggacCCATCATGAATATTATGAACACCAACCAGATTGGATCCACAAACCGAAGCTATCTCATCACATGATAAAGCAGCACAGTAACGATTGGGAAACTGAGAGCTCCCTTTGGCTCTATCTATCTTGGTATGAATCTGACGTCCTTGTCTGTTTATGACAGTGATAAATGAATGGTCACATGATAATTTCCCAGAGACGATGATGTAACCAGATCCGGTACTTGTTATGCCATATACAAAAACCCTTTTAGCTTCGgaaacatcaacatcaacaacagatTCTACATTATCCGATATATGTACTCTATCAGTCCACAAGATTGATAAATCATCCATTGTTATATCAGATAAAGATTCCATTTCTTGAAAATCTTTCATTAGATCCTCAACTAGATGTTCACTCACAGCTCTTATATCAGGAATACACTGTGCGTCTGTCCAGTGGTTATGTGATTCAAGGACACTCGAAGCTATAGTagacatattttcaaacttattgaCCCATTGATTACAACGATCTGATAAGTTTTGTGTTTCTCTAAGCTTGCGTTGCTGTTGTTCgtctattgttttatttctctcattcatTTCTGCATCAAGTTTGTTCATTGTTTCATCAATCTTTAATTCtctgttttctatttcatttcgTTTGGTATCCTCTATCTCTTTAAATTCCGAAAGTTTCAATTCAATGATCCTGTCGTACACATCCCTTATTTCTCTAATTTTCTcttccatttctgtttctaattcTTTCAATTCTTTTCGAGTCCTTTCTTCAAGAACTGTTTTGAATCTGTTGAATTCTCTCTTTGCtttctcttttttattctttaatttCTTGGTCTTATCCTCGTACTGCGTTTtccattttgcttttgtttcagcAACGATTGATGTAAGTTCTGTATTTACTCTGATTATCTTATGGGTTAAGGTGGCAACATTTTCTTTCCGTTTTACAAGTTTTACCATTTTCTTCTGcaatctctttctttcttttttcgaCACATTCGCAACGTCTTGtaggtcatgacctttgtgttCACCATACGTACATGTCATGCAAACGGGGAGGTTTCCACAAGTACAACAACACAACTGAGCCATGTGTTCTGGGTGAGTATGGCACCTAGGAGCTTCTATCAATGATGCAAGTTTTTCTTGTGTGAGACTTTTTCTCTCAAGATCATTCAGACCTAATACATGTTTCTGATGTTTGGCAAATATCTTCTTGGTCAAATGAAAGTGATAACACTTTTCACAAAGAAATTCTTTACACATAAAGCAGTATGCTGTAACCTTTAACTTCTCTTCACAGCCAATACATTCTCtctcttcttcattttcaaatgttttctgtaGCTGAATAAACTGCAGCATACTTTTCATATGGAAGTCAGTTTTGAATCCATCTATCCTATTGTTTGGTATTTTACAGACATCTTTACAAAGAGGACATTCAAATGTACCAATTTTGCCTTCTAGTATAGGTTCCAGACATTGTTTACACAATCTATGCAGACATGGTAATAGTTTCGGTTCTTTAAACAGatccaaacaaattgaacattcgAAGAATTTATCTTCGATGTCTTTCCAAGAAGATGGGCAGGCCATTTTTGTCTCGAAATTATATCTGTAAAGAAAATTATGATtaatgtttattaatatcataatttgGATTAACAAATTGAGAGCATAACAATTAAGTGGAAAGACCTTCAATAAACTGAATTCAATAACTTTTCTTTGTAACCTACGGTATGACTGGTATTTCTTGCCCTATAAATACAGAAGTTGAGAAATTGGTGCAACTCGATCACTGGCATAATAGAATTGTTCGGATACTTGTGTTTGATGAGATATATGTGTGTTACAAGCAGTTTTTGACTATTTCCATTACGCCCCACCAACTCATGAATATGAAAAGAGCATATACTTACTATGTTGTTACATCACCatccaagtatgaactaaagCAGACATagggttgaagagatattgccaTATGAATTGTACGTTAACCCCGCCCACTCATCAATATGCATGAAATGGGAAGCGCATTTACACAACATGGGACATCTACCTCCTGTACCAAgcatgacattgattcaacttatGCTTCTTGATACAGCAaacaaagccccccccccccctcaacacacacacacacacgccatcgcGATTACACAGGTTACCAAGCCTTTAGCATCATATAACCACAAAGAGTCACTCAGTGGCATGGGCAGCGTAACGAAGTGAAGGATGGGAAGGGGCAAATTTAACTTTTCCCCAATTGATTAAGGTATGGCGTTTAAACTTTGAGAATGGGCCAGAGGAAAATGAGCAATTttaaatgtgggggggggggctgaactTGGGTCATTATAGTAATACCTATGTCGCAATGTAGGAGTCCATACCCGGAATATGGTGCATTCTTAGGTATAACTTTAGGTCTGTACATCAGGGGCGCAATCatgtggggaggggtgagggggtagGGGGACACATTTCCCTTTCTGAgggtaaaagaaaataatatggaGTGTCCCCCACCCAGGTTAAGTGGCTGACTCGTGTAGGCACTAGCCTAATATCAGGCTCATAATGACATGTGTATCTCATAACGGGAGCTCAAACATTGTGCTGTGAGTTTATCATTGTTTCATTCTCATTTGCTGAACAcaatgaaatttgaatttttcaactGGGTTCAAAATATTAGAAATACAGATTTCATTGATAGCTTAAAGTATCTGAGTAACCTGGCCCATACATCGGTGAGGCTATATGTTGAGC from Apostichopus japonicus isolate 1M-3 chromosome 2, ASM3797524v1, whole genome shotgun sequence harbors:
- the LOC139976827 gene encoding uncharacterized protein, producing the protein MACPSSWKDIEDKFFECSICLDLFKEPKLLPCLHRLCKQCLEPILEGKIGTFECPLCKDVCKIPNNRIDGFKTDFHMKSMLQFIQLQKTFENEEERECIGCEEKLKVTAYCFMCKEFLCEKCYHFHLTKKIFAKHQKHVLGLNDLERKSLTQEKLASLIEAPRCHTHPEHMAQLCCCTCGNLPVCMTCTYGEHKGHDLQDVANVSKKERKRLQKKMVKLVKRKENVATLTHKIIRVNTELTSIVAETKAKWKTQYEDKTKKLKNKKEKAKREFNRFKTVLEERTRKELKELETEMEEKIREIRDVYDRIIELKLSEFKEIEDTKRNEIENRELKIDETMNKLDAEMNERNKTIDEQQQRKLRETQNLSDRCNQWVNKFENMSTIASSVLESHNHWTDAQCIPDIRAVSEHLVEDLMKDFQEMESLSDITMDDLSILWTDRVHISDNVESVVDVDVSEAKRVFVYGITSTGSGYIIVSGKLSCDHSFITVINRQGRQIHTKIDRAKGSSQFPNRYCAALSCDEIASVCGSNLVGVHNIHDGSFTQKNITSLFDDIKTEDRKYACCITTDHIRGHIIVGTSRNVGSLFIFDKKLKFIRAPKLPKVMKWSRDILYHKGVLLICHFEGRCAYAVTIDISKTEAELLYELPKPDIDGETWYPFSICADRAGFVYILWSSSELFVGKCIITQHSQDGKQLLTTKRTEDTARCMTTLMTEKGEMLVATSRSGKILCYSLMPE